One part of the Candidatus Palauibacter australiensis genome encodes these proteins:
- a CDS encoding cold shock domain-containing protein: MRRSGTVKWFNDQKGFGFIALDDGSAEVFVHHTAIQADGFRSLAEGEKVELDVVDGPKGPKAENVVKQAY; the protein is encoded by the coding sequence ATGCGCAGAAGCGGCACAGTCAAGTGGTTCAACGATCAGAAGGGCTTCGGGTTCATCGCGCTCGATGATGGATCGGCCGAGGTCTTCGTTCACCACACGGCGATCCAGGCGGATGGGTTTCGGAGTCTGGCGGAAGGTGAGAAGGTCGAACTCGATGTCGTCGACGGACCGAAGGGCCCCAAGGCCGAGAACGTGGTCAAGCAGGCCTATTGA
- a CDS encoding TonB-dependent receptor — MLKRAFLALAFLALPAAAFAQGTIEGRVTSPTGAGLSGARVAIPGLDISVGSGAGGAYSISGVPAGDHVVEVRLIGYAIQAQTVSVTSGQTSNQDFALELQAINLGELVVVGSRTQPRTVTESMVPVDVIPVSEITRQAETNIDFLLRTAVPSYNVRVEPISDAATITRPANLRGLASDHTMVLINGKRRHRGSIITWLGAGLSDGAQGVDIGSIPGIALRQVEVLRDGASAQYGSDAIAGVMNFILKDDRDGGMIEVKSGSYYEGDGDMLTVSGNVGVPLGSTGFANLSVEYGNQDPTDRAIQRADAIALLAAGNSAVRTPTAQIWGSPEVNDDLKVWLNTGYTFSDDEQFYAFGNLSTKEVDGGFFFRNPNTRGAVFSGDGGESLLIGDVLMAKGLGTANCPEVLITNNVPDPVALAQVFADPNCFSFQEMFPGGFTPQFGGNVTDWSVVSGVKGGNDDGFTWDASAGFGSHTADFFIYNTVNAALGPETPTHFDPGLYRQDEFNLNFDVAYEASDQVHLAGGLERREERFTIGQGQDESWKIGPYAAQGFSSSSNGFPGFSPIAAGNWDRQNVAVYGDLQLGGSEDPWTIGAALRLEDFSDFGTQLTGKVSGRLQVSDAVALRAGGSTGFRAPTPGQQNAFNVSTVFDATIGDLVNRGTIPSTSAVAALRGGRQLTPEKAFSLTAGTVFDADAFKLTVDYYRIAISDRFAQTQTFSLTDDEVTRLLGEGITSAANLAEFRFFTNDFSTRTQGLDIVANYTPPSMAGATSFSVLFNYNGTSVTDFNPDVIDTDRVDQLEQSVPSWRGSLNVLHALGGVRTLLRGTWYDSWVDVGGVVIGGVEGTAFPGRFLIDVELSTDLTDDAELTIGANNLFDTYPATQAPDTADDVGLLYPESSPFGFNGGYYYVRVNYRWSWLTG, encoded by the coding sequence ATGCTGAAACGAGCATTCCTCGCCCTTGCCTTTCTGGCGCTGCCGGCGGCGGCCTTCGCCCAGGGGACCATCGAGGGCAGGGTGACCAGTCCGACCGGCGCTGGCCTCAGCGGCGCGAGGGTCGCAATCCCCGGGCTCGACATATCGGTGGGCTCGGGCGCCGGCGGCGCCTATTCGATTTCCGGCGTCCCGGCCGGCGACCACGTGGTCGAAGTCCGGCTCATCGGTTACGCGATTCAGGCGCAGACGGTGTCGGTCACGAGCGGCCAGACGTCGAACCAGGACTTCGCGCTGGAACTCCAGGCGATCAACCTCGGTGAGCTGGTGGTGGTCGGAAGCCGTACGCAGCCGCGGACGGTGACCGAGTCGATGGTGCCCGTGGACGTGATCCCGGTGTCCGAGATCACCAGGCAGGCGGAGACGAACATCGACTTCCTGCTCCGCACCGCGGTCCCGTCCTACAACGTCCGGGTCGAGCCCATCAGCGACGCGGCCACGATCACGCGTCCTGCGAACCTGCGAGGTCTCGCGTCCGATCACACCATGGTGCTGATCAACGGGAAGCGGCGGCACCGCGGGTCGATCATCACGTGGCTCGGGGCCGGTCTCTCGGACGGGGCCCAGGGCGTGGACATCGGCTCCATTCCCGGCATCGCGCTGCGGCAGGTGGAGGTGCTGCGCGATGGCGCCTCGGCGCAGTACGGTTCCGACGCCATCGCCGGCGTGATGAACTTCATCCTGAAGGACGACCGCGACGGCGGCATGATCGAGGTCAAGAGCGGCAGCTACTACGAGGGCGACGGCGACATGCTCACCGTCTCCGGCAACGTCGGGGTCCCCCTGGGGTCTACCGGCTTCGCCAACCTCAGCGTGGAGTACGGCAACCAGGATCCGACCGACCGGGCCATCCAGCGCGCCGATGCCATCGCGCTACTCGCGGCCGGCAACAGCGCCGTCCGCACCCCCACGGCCCAGATCTGGGGGTCGCCCGAGGTCAACGACGACCTGAAGGTGTGGCTCAACACCGGCTACACGTTCAGCGACGACGAGCAGTTCTACGCGTTCGGGAACCTCTCCACCAAGGAGGTGGACGGCGGGTTCTTCTTCCGTAACCCGAACACGCGCGGCGCCGTGTTCAGCGGTGACGGCGGGGAGTCGCTTCTCATCGGTGACGTGCTGATGGCGAAGGGCCTCGGGACGGCGAACTGCCCGGAGGTCCTCATCACCAACAATGTGCCGGACCCGGTGGCGCTGGCGCAGGTCTTCGCGGATCCGAACTGCTTCTCGTTCCAGGAGATGTTCCCCGGCGGCTTCACGCCCCAGTTCGGCGGCAACGTCACCGACTGGTCCGTCGTGAGCGGCGTCAAGGGCGGCAACGATGACGGCTTTACCTGGGATGCCAGCGCCGGCTTCGGCAGCCATACCGCCGACTTCTTCATCTACAACACGGTGAACGCGGCACTCGGGCCGGAGACGCCCACGCATTTCGACCCGGGGCTCTACCGGCAGGACGAGTTCAACCTCAACTTCGACGTCGCGTACGAGGCCAGCGACCAGGTCCACCTCGCCGGCGGACTCGAGCGGCGGGAAGAGCGCTTCACGATCGGGCAGGGGCAGGACGAGTCGTGGAAGATCGGGCCCTACGCCGCGCAGGGCTTCAGCTCGTCCTCCAACGGCTTCCCCGGCTTCAGCCCGATCGCGGCGGGGAACTGGGACCGCCAGAACGTGGCGGTCTACGGAGATCTCCAGCTGGGCGGGAGCGAAGATCCGTGGACGATCGGCGCCGCGCTGCGGTTGGAGGACTTCTCCGACTTCGGAACTCAGTTGACGGGGAAGGTCTCGGGCCGCCTGCAGGTCAGCGACGCGGTCGCCCTGCGCGCCGGCGGGAGCACCGGCTTCCGCGCGCCGACGCCGGGGCAGCAGAACGCCTTCAACGTGTCGACGGTGTTCGACGCGACGATCGGCGACCTCGTCAACCGCGGCACGATTCCGTCGACGTCCGCCGTGGCGGCCCTTCGAGGCGGGCGGCAGTTGACGCCCGAGAAGGCGTTCAGCCTGACCGCCGGGACGGTGTTCGACGCGGACGCGTTCAAGCTTACGGTGGACTACTACCGGATCGCGATCTCGGACCGCTTCGCGCAGACGCAGACGTTCTCGCTCACCGACGATGAGGTCACGCGACTGCTGGGCGAGGGGATCACGAGCGCGGCGAACCTCGCCGAGTTCCGGTTCTTCACGAACGACTTCAGCACGAGGACGCAGGGGCTCGACATCGTGGCGAACTACACGCCGCCGTCGATGGCCGGCGCGACGAGCTTCAGCGTGCTCTTCAACTACAACGGCACGTCGGTCACCGATTTCAACCCCGACGTCATCGACACGGACCGGGTGGACCAGCTCGAACAGTCCGTCCCCTCGTGGCGGGGTTCGCTCAACGTGCTGCACGCGCTGGGCGGAGTGCGCACCCTCCTGCGCGGTACCTGGTACGATTCGTGGGTGGATGTCGGCGGCGTGGTGATCGGCGGCGTCGAGGGCACGGCCTTCCCCGGCCGGTTCCTGATCGACGTCGAGTTGTCGACCGACCTGACGGACGATGCCGAGCTCACGATCGGCGCGAACAACCTGTTCGACACGTATCCGGCGACGCAGGCTCCGGACACGGCCGACGACGTCGGTCTGCTCTATCCGGAGAGCTCGCCGTTCGGTTTCAACGGCGGCTACTACTACGTCCGCGTGAACTACCGGTGGTCGTGGCTGACCGGGTGA